From the genome of Arvicola amphibius chromosome 9, mArvAmp1.2, whole genome shotgun sequence, one region includes:
- the LOC119823248 gene encoding olfactory receptor 2B6-like produces MWTNNQSLIDGFILLGFSDRPWLETPLFVIFLVAYIFALFGNISIILVSRLDPQLDSPMYFFVSNLSLLDLCYTTSTVPQMLVNLRGPEKSISYGGCVAQLYIFLALGSTECILLAIMAFDRFAAICKPLHYPVIMSQRRCIHMATGTWISGFANSLVQSTLTVVVPRCGQRVIDHFFCEVPALLKLACTDTTVNEAELNVLGALLLLVPLSLILGTYVLIAQAVLKLRSAESRWKAFNTCVSHLLVVFLFYFTAISMYVQPPSSYSHDRGKIMALFYGIVTPTLNPFIYTLRNKDVKAALRRTLTKEFWVKPR; encoded by the coding sequence ATGTGGACCAACAATCAAAGCTTGATAGATGGCTTCATCTTATTGGGATTTTCTGACCGGCCTTGGCTGGAGACACCTCTCTTTGTAATATTTTTGGTGGCCTACATCTTTGCCTTATTTGGTAATATCTCCATTATCCTAGTTTCCAGACTAGACCCCCAGCTTGACAGCCCCATGTACTTTTTTGTCTCCAATCTTTCTCTTCTGGACCTTTGCTATACTACCAGCACTGTCCCTCAGATGCTGGTCAACCTTAGAGgtccagaaaagagcatcagctATGGTGGCTGTGTAGCCCAGCTTTATATTTTCTTGGCCTTGGGCTCAACTGAATGCATCCTTCTGGCCATCATGGCCTTTGACCGCTTTGCCGCCATCTGCAAGCCCCTTCACTATCCTGTCATCATGAGCCAGAGACGGTGCATCCATATGGCCACAGGGACCTGGATTAGTGGTTTTGCAAACTCTCTTGTGCAGTCCACTCTCACTGTGGTAGTCCCCAGGTGTGGACAGAGGGTAATAGaccatttcttctgtgaagtCCCAGCTCTTCTGAAACTAGCTTGTACTGACACAACTGTGAATGAAGCTGAACTCAACGTTCTTGGAGCTTTGCTGCTCTTAGTGCCACTCAGCCTCATCCTGGGCACCTATGTGCTCATTGCTCAAGCAGTACTGAAACTTCGTTCTGCTGAAAGTCGCTGGAAGGCCTTTAACACATGTGTATCACATCTGCTGGTGGTCTTCCTATTCTACTTCACAGCCATCAGTATGTATGTTCAGCCTCCCTCAAGCTATTCTCATGATAGGGGCAAGATCATGGCTCTGTTCTATGGCATTGTTACACCTACACTCAACCCGTTCATCTATACTTTGAGGAACAAAGATGTGAAGGCTGCTCTGAGAAGGACACTGACAAAGGAGTTTTGGGTCAAGCCAAGGTAG